One part of the Nitrospirota bacterium genome encodes these proteins:
- a CDS encoding sodium/proton-translocating pyrophosphatase translates to MSSTILFALGCGVLGVIYAVMTAMWVSKQDAGNAKMQEISNAIKEGAYAFLAREYKTVAMVAVVLVVLIVALGLGVWTGIG, encoded by the coding sequence ATGAGTTCGACTATTTTATTTGCTTTAGGTTGCGGCGTATTGGGCGTTATATACGCTGTCATGACCGCAATGTGGGTTTCAAAGCAGGATGCGGGGAATGCCAAGATGCAGGAGATTTCCAATGCAATAAAGGAAGGTGCATATGCGTTTCTTGCCCGCGAATATAAGACTGTAGCGATGGTTGCAGTGGTTCTCGTTGTACTTATCGTAGCGCTGGGGCTTGGTGTATGGACTGGCATTGG